GTCTAGTATACCACCGCCCTAGAGATGACTCACTGAAACGGCCTGGGTATATAACCGCTCAATTGCACGGTGCGTTACATCGTCGTGCTGAGCAGATAGTTCACTGATCGATGTGGTACGAATAGATTCTGGGATGCTTTTTTCATCAACATACCCAAGCGCTGCCAAGATGCGCACCTGGACAACCATTTGCACGAATGCTCGCTGTTCAAGCGGTCCAGCAAGGACTTCAAGGGCACTGATCACTAGTGCATAGAGCTCTGGATCGGTTCCTTCTCCGTGCAAAAAGCGACGCAGTAGCCGCACCACACTAACCACGCTCCCGCGCGCGGACTTATCAGTCGCAGAGTGGTAGAAATTCCGCCCCGGTTCGATACTGCCGATCTTCCAGCCCGCCTTCCCCTTCACGAGTGACACGCGCAAGAGCGAAAAGTCCTGGAGCGCGTACCGCTGCCGCGAGCGTTCTTCCCGAACACTACGCGCGTCAGCGTACAGCATCCCCGCGTCACGAGTGAATAGCAAATAACTACGATCAGCCGTATTGCGGTCTTTCGTCCCGCACACGAGTGCTTCAGTGGTGTAGGTTTCGTAGGCCATAAAATATAACACAATCTGAGTCTCCTAGACCGAAACACTGCCAGAGGCTCAACGTCCTCGCTCCAAGTATCGTCGCTGCGGATGTTTCGCTACTGGCAGTGCTCAGTCTAGACCCACAAGGATAGAGTTGGGATTGTGTCGGCACTCAGCGAGTAGGGACTATGCGCGGGAGGGTTTGGCTGGGGCGCGCAAGGAGCGTGTGAGTCGAGTGCCGACCAATTACGACTCTATTCTTTTTGAATCTGGAAACTAAACACATAGTCTCCAGCCTTCACCTCTTCTCCTTCCGCCTCTGCATACACAACTGCAGACGAGCCGACGGTTTTGGTGAGTAGCTCTTTGTTTGCGTCGATTGCGGCTTGGCCAGCTTCGTCTGTCTGGATGGTAAGCTCGATCACATCCTTCTGGCGCAAGACCTTCGGTCTTGCGCCGTCCCTGCACCGCTCGCATCAGTTCGCGCACCGCACCTTCGGCGAGGAGTTCGGGGTAAGGGCTGTATCAAGTCGAACCCAGCCAGACTCTTTTTGTCTAAATTCGCATCGGCAGCACCTGTTTTACGTTTACCTCATCAGCAATAATACTAATCATTTCTGGTTGCTTCGGGATTTCGGTTTCCGGCAGATAAAGCGCTTGCATTGGTTGACGAACTTTAACTCCAGACTTTGTTCGCGCCTCAAGCGCCGAACTCACGATCGTTCGTACGGTAACCATCTGACTTAATAATTCTTCATCCACCTCTCTCCCTTCTGGCCACTTACCAAGATGCACACTTTCCGCATCGTTATCTTCTTTCACTGCCTGCCAGAGATACTCGGCGTAGAATGGCATGGCTGGTGCCATCACGAGCGCGAGCGTACGGAGCGTGTAGCGGAGTGTCGCGAGCGCTCGGGTTTTGTCTTCAGTATCTTCGCCCTTTAGCCTGTCACGACTGCGTCGCAAGTACCACACTGAAAGATCATCAATAAAATCCGTGATCGGCCGAGTCGCCTTATCAAGCTCGTAGCTCTTGTAGCCAGCGGTTGATTCAGCGATCAGCTGATTAAGGCGGGCGACGATCCAGCGATCAAGTACATGACTTGAATCGTCGCCCGCCTTCGTCCCATCCGCGAACATCTCATACATTGCGAGCACGTTATGCAAACGACCAATATTCTTTCGTTGTAGCTCAAGCACCTCCTTCTCAGAGAAGTTGAGGTCTTCCGCGCGGATCACTGGTGACGAGAGCAAGTAGAAGCGCATCGCATCGATCCCCACTCGGTTCGCCAAATCCATCGGATCTGGATAGTTCTGAAGCGACTTTGACATCTTCTTGCCGTCTTCTGCGAGCACAAGACCATTTACGATCACCTGCTCGTACGGTGACTTATCAAACAACGCCACACCCAAAACAAGCATCGAGTAGAACCAGCCCCGCGTTTGGTCGAGTCCTTCAGCGATAAACTGCGCTGGAAAATTCTCTTTCTCAAAAGAATCTGCACACGAGAACGGATAATGAAACTGCGCGTACGGCATTGAGCCACTCTCAAACCAACAGTCAAAGACGTCAGGAATTCGCTCCAGCTTCACACCATTCTCCGCGAGTACGTAATCATCGATGTACGGTCGATGGAAATCGAGCTCGTAGTGATCATTGTGCGGTAGCGGCGCGTATACTAGCTCACGCACTTCGGCATTAGCATGATACGCCGCCTCATCCGCAAAGTAGGCTTCAGACTCCTTGAGACTAAGCCCCTTCACAAAACACTCCAAACCAAACAGCGGACCAGCATGACTCACGATCAAGATCTTCTTGCCAGCATACGTCTCTTCGAGTGATTCGATGAATGCACCCATGCGTACCTGCACATCTCGGCGATTTTCTGAGCCTTCAAGCTTCTTGGTGAAGCGATTTTCCCATGAGGTGAACTGCGCGTTGTAATCTTTCCACTTGCCACCTTCGTAATCATCACTAAGATCAAGTTCACGAATTCGATCATCCTCAAGCACTTCAGCTTCTGGGAATGCAGCAGCAACGATCTCTGCTGTCTCTTTCGTACGCTGAAAACCAGAGTGAATGATGATATCGATCTCTTTCGGCAAATTTGCCATAGCGGCAGCAACCTGCTCCTTCCCTTCTTCGGTCAGACCATCGACATTTTCTTTGTTGCAGCTGATGATGTGCTTCACGTTGCTTTCAGCCAAGCCATGGCGCATCGTGAAGTAGGCATTGCCGCTCGTTGGTGCGAACTCCTGCATCTCCTTGAGCGAACCAAACACCTTCACCTCACTGGTCTCCGGATTCTTCCAGATCGGCAATGGTGCACCCCAATAGCGCTGGCGACTCACTGCCCAGTCGCGCGCACCTTCAAGCCACTTGCCGAAGCGGTTGGTGCCCACATGCGCCGGTACCCAGCCAACTTTTTCATTGGCTGCCACGAGCTTGTCTTTGATGCTCGGCACATCAACAAACCACGACGTGGTCGCATAGTTGAGAAGCGGCGTATCACAGCGCCAACAGTGCGGGTAGCTGTGGGTGATCTTTTCTTTGGCGAAGAGTCGTCCCTTGGCGGCCAGCGCCCGTATCACTTCGATGTCGGCATCCATATGGTTGATCTCCTGCTCCGGCGAATCCTTTGGCTTTACGAGCTGCCCGGCGAAGTCAGTGACGAAATCTTTAAAGTGTCCGCCTTCGTCGACATGATGAATAAGCGGCAAGCCGTGCTCCTGCCCGAGCTTCATATCGTCTTCACCGTAGGCTGGCGCGATGTGTACGATACCAGTTCCCTCTTCACCGACTTCAACGAAGTCTGCGTGGAGCACGGTCCACGCGTTTGGCGCGTCTTCGGTGAGTTGTTCAGCCAGCCACGAGAATGGTGGTTCGACTTTTTTGTCGAGAAGTTTCGAACCTTTGATTACTTCTTCGACTTTCCATTTTTTACCACCGAAACCATACCAAACATCACCATTTTCAAAAGTGTGTAGTTCTCCTTTCTCTAATATGTCTTTTGCAAGAATCAAAAACTTCTCCTCTCCTTTACTAACAGGGAAAGGGTCTACACCTTGCTCATACTGTTTTAACCCCTTCCCCATTTCCACAACCTTCACGTACTCAAACTCCTCATTCACCGCCAACGCCATATTCCCCGGCAATGTCCACGGAGTGGTCGTCCACGCGAGGAGTGATGTATCTGGCTCATCCACCAGCGGGAACTCCACAAACACTGAAATATCCTTGATGTCTTTGTAGCCCTGATTTACCTCAAAGTTCGACAACGTCGTCCCGCAACGCGGACACAGGTGCATACTCTTGAAGCCTTCGAAGACCAGACCCTTCTCATGAAGCGACTTGAACACCCACCACACGCTCTCAGTGTAGGTGCTATCCATGGTCTTGTAGTCGTTTTCCATATCGACAAAGCGACCC
Above is a window of Candidatus Nomurabacteria bacterium DNA encoding:
- the recO gene encoding DNA repair protein RecO → MAYETYTTEALVCGTKDRNTADRSYLLFTRDAGMLYADARSVREERSRQRYALQDFSLLRVSLVKGKAGWKIGSIEPGRNFYHSATDKSARGSVVSVVRLLRRFLHGEGTDPELYALVISALEVLAGPLEQRAFVQMVVQVRILAALGYVDEKSIPESIRTTSISELSAQHDDVTHRAIERLYTQAVSVSHL
- a CDS encoding class I tRNA ligase family protein, whose translation is MNTKMHGRENDSVEVVDVPKSEVAEREEAILAFWQEHDIFNKSLEKPAGDAPKGDYVFYDGPPFATGLPHYGHILAGTMKDAIPRFWTMQGYHVRRQWGWDCHGLPVENLIEKKLGLATKRDIEEYGIKNFNEAARESVMEYADDWHKVIPRMGRFVDMENDYKTMDSTYTESVWWVFKSLHEKGLVFEGFKSMHLCPRCGTTLSNFEVNQGYKDIKDISVFVEFPLVDEPDTSLLAWTTTPWTLPGNMALAVNEEFEYVKVVEMGKGLKQYEQGVDPFPVSKGEEKFLILAKDILEKGELHTFENGDVWYGFGGKKWKVEEVIKGSKLLDKKVEPPFSWLAEQLTEDAPNAWTVLHADFVEVGEEGTGIVHIAPAYGEDDMKLGQEHGLPLIHHVDEGGHFKDFVTDFAGQLVKPKDSPEQEINHMDADIEVIRALAAKGRLFAKEKITHSYPHCWRCDTPLLNYATTSWFVDVPSIKDKLVAANEKVGWVPAHVGTNRFGKWLEGARDWAVSRQRYWGAPLPIWKNPETSEVKVFGSLKEMQEFAPTSGNAYFTMRHGLAESNVKHIISCNKENVDGLTEEGKEQVAAAMANLPKEIDIIIHSGFQRTKETAEIVAAAFPEAEVLEDDRIRELDLSDDYEGGKWKDYNAQFTSWENRFTKKLEGSENRRDVQVRMGAFIESLEETYAGKKILIVSHAGPLFGLECFVKGLSLKESEAYFADEAAYHANAEVRELVYAPLPHNDHYELDFHRPYIDDYVLAENGVKLERIPDVFDCWFESGSMPYAQFHYPFSCADSFEKENFPAQFIAEGLDQTRGWFYSMLVLGVALFDKSPYEQVIVNGLVLAEDGKKMSKSLQNYPDPMDLANRVGIDAMRFYLLSSPVIRAEDLNFSEKEVLELQRKNIGRLHNVLAMYEMFADGTKAGDDSSHVLDRWIVARLNQLIAESTAGYKSYELDKATRPITDFIDDLSVWYLRRSRDRLKGEDTEDKTRALATLRYTLRTLALVMAPAMPFYAEYLWQAVKEDNDAESVHLGKWPEGREVDEELLSQMVTVRTIVSSALEARTKSGVKVRQPMQALYLPETEIPKQPEMISIIADEVNVKQVLPMRI